In Oncorhynchus tshawytscha isolate Ot180627B linkage group LG28, Otsh_v2.0, whole genome shotgun sequence, a genomic segment contains:
- the LOC112227300 gene encoding E3 ubiquitin/ISG15 ligase TRIM25 → MAQAGLFLDQDQFNCSICLDVLRDPVTIPCGHSYCSVCIKGYWDQDDFLGFYCCPQCRQSFNPRPLLGRNTMLSDVVDKFKKTGLQAAPPEQCYAGPEDVECDVCTGRKNRAVKSCLVCLASYCDTHLLPHYESAPFKKHKLVQASKKLQETICPHHDKLLEVYCRTDQHCICYLCMTAEHKGHDTVLVETEIQQKQSQLGELKRRSQQRIQEREKDMQELRQAISSLTRSARSAVEDTERVFTELIRSMELKRFEVRELIKAQEKTAVSQAEGLLAKLEQEMSELRRRDAELEQLSHTEDHIFFLQSCQSLSSSPVIGGLPAVTFDPNFTFNMVMSSVADFRGLLEEVCQGSFISIYEKVREVSIVESPEPPSCFQADPTALVAPPPALAAIEQSSSGEDLNPFLSPGTAVPTFGGFAFSPFGSKLSSSNGSRQRMMQRKSRRKL, encoded by the exons ATGGCTCAAGCTGGACTCTTCCTCGACCAAGACCAATTCAACTGTTCCATATGTCTGGATGTGCTGAGGGATCCTGTGACCATCCCGTGTGGTCACAGCTACTGTTCGGTCTGTATTAAAGGATACTGGGACCAGGACGATTTTCTGGGTTTTTACTGCTGTCCGCAGTGCCGCCAGAGCTTCAACCCGAGGCCTCTCCTGGGCAGAAACACCATGCTATCCGATGTGGTGGACAAGTTCAAGAAGACAGGACTTCAAGCTGCTCCCCCGGAACAGTGCTACGCCGGACCGGAGGACGTGGAATGTGACGTGTGCACCGGGAGGAAGAACCGAGCCGTTAAATCCTGTCTGGTGTGTTTGGCCTCTTACTGCGACACCCACCTCCTGCCTCACTACGAATCAGCTCCGTTTAAGAAACACAAGTTGGTCCAGGCCTCCAAGAAACTACAGGAGACGATCTGTCCGCATCACGACAAGCTGCTGGAGGTGTACTGTCGGACCGACCAACACTGTATATGTTACCTGTGTATGACGGCGGAGCATAAGGGCCACGACACGGTCCTGGTGGAGACTGAGATCCAGCAAAAACAG AGCCAGCTGGGGGAGCTGAAGAGGAGGTCTCAGCAGAGGAtccaggagagggagaaggacatgCAGGAGCTGAGACAGGCCATCAGCTCTCTAACT CGTTCAGCGCGGTCGGCCGTGGAGGACACTGAGAGGGTGTTTACAGAGCTGATCCGCTCCATGGAGCTGAAGAGGTTTGAGGTGAGGGAGTTGATCAAAGCCCAGGAGAAGACTGCTGTCAGCCAAGCTGAAGGACTGCTGGCCAAACTGGAGCAGGAGATGTCTGAGTTGAGGAGGAGAGATGCTGAGTTGGAGCAGCTTTCACACACTGAGGACCACATCTTCTTCCTACAG agCTGTCAGTCTCTGAGCTCCTCTCCTGTGATTGGAGGCCTGCCAGCTGTGACCTTCGACCCCAACTTCACCTTTAACATGGTGATGTCATCGGTAGCTGACTTCAGAGGGCTCCTGGAGGAGGTGTGTCAGGGGAGCTTCATCAGCATCTACGAGAAAG tgagagaggtgtctatagtagagtcaCCAGAACCCCCCAGCTGTTTCCAGGCTGATCCAACAGCAT TGGTGGCTCCTCCGCCAGCTCTGGCTGCAATAGAGCAGAGCTCCAGTGGGGAGGATCTCAACCCGTTCCTCAGCCCGGGAACTGCAGTCCCCACATTCGGGGGCTTCGCGTTCTCACCCTTCG GATCCAAGCTCTCCTCCTCCAACGGCTCCAGACAGAGGATGATGCAGCGGAAGTCACGCAGGAAGCTGTAA